The sequence below is a genomic window from Triticum urartu cultivar G1812 unplaced genomic scaffold, Tu2.1 TuUngrouped_contig_6552, whole genome shotgun sequence.
TTGACATGTTATGTATAGACTTATTTTTGAAGAAAACGTTACGTATAACTGTAAAGACTCCCCATGCATGTCTTGGCTCAGACCCTCTCTCTGATTTCAGTGGatacagacacacacacacacacacacacacggagTTTTTCAGAACGGTGCCCACTTCATAGTTTCAGAGCAAAAACAGAGTAACTgaaaaacagaggacaaacagtAGTATTTGGGTTCCGGGCAACACACaccccttttctttttctttttcagtTAGCCTGTTCAGTACAACAAATGCCTGACTTATACATGATTCGATTGCCAACACAACCGACTTAAACACTGAACCTATGCACGCAGCTGGTTCAACTCACCAAGACAGAGACGCATTTGGTCACCTGTGCAACTTGGCTTCAGTTGCAGGCGAACTGCAACACGCCGCTGCACTTCGGCATACCACACAGTTGTAGCGTTCACACTTATGCACACAGGCATGCACTTATTCAACTCAATGACACAACAATAGGCTTAAATCTAACAGCAAGtctataaaaataccaaaaatttTAGTGCCAGAATTACAACCAAACCGAGTGTCGAATTTTAGCCCACAATGGCAAGAAGCAGCTAAGATCTAGCGAGCTTATAAATTTTGCTATTTATTAGCACAAACTATTCGACAACACAATGAGTCAAAATACTGTGTTACTATGGATTTGGGTTACTATCAGTGCAAATGAACATGTGAAGAACTGAAGATATTGTACAACAACTCTGAACTAATAGATTCAGGCATTTGTGCTAGTGCCCACAAAACCACAACTAATGAACAAGTCCATCACTAATTGTTTCGGCAACACGGTTAGACTAAACATCATTTACCAACAAAATGGATTAAATTGGTGTTCCTGCCTGCCCCTCACCAGGCAAGCTCCAGATTTTTCATGCCTACATTTGGAATCCCTACAAACTGTTCTTCATTGATAATTCAGAAGTTTCCTATTCACTACCTGCTTTCTACTTTTTGCACATATATTAAATCTAATTTCAGAATATAGAGAGCATGTAAAGTGTCATTAGTCAACTTACGTATGTTAAATGCACACAGGAACTTCAGAACTTTGAGAATTCTCTCGTCGACCACATCACACTTGACTTCAACTACGTTAAGGTGCTCTGATATTGCAGACGGTTTCTCCATGCAACAGTAGCTTCCTTTTATTTCCAATTTGGGATTTTGTCCCTGTGGTACGCAGAATCATTTAACAAAAATGGATAATCAATAATAACTTTAGCAGCGGAGCAAGTGTCCATGTTAGATGATTTATACCTTGGGAAAAAGTTCTAGAGTGAGCTTCTCTAGAACTGGTGAGTTTTTCATAATGCAAGATAGTGGATGCAAATCAGGAGCCTCGCACCAGTACTCATTGAGTGATAAAGTCTTTAACTTGCTAAATGCAGGGCAGTGCTTCAAATCTCTTGAGAAGATAAACTGAAACAGTAAGATCAAACTCTAAGAAGTAAGATCTCTGTCAAAAGTAAACAATCAATGAGAATGAGAGATAAAGATCAAACTCTAAGAACACAACTGCCCCACCCCCCCAGTTGCTGGTGATGCATATGTGAtcagtttttttttttttgcctatttccaGCAATGATGTTGATAGTGCAAGTGGCATACCTTTCCAATTGCAGATATCAACTTGAGGTGTTTAGCAGTTGAGATACAATCTAGAAGCACACAACCGCTGCTGCAATCGTCGCTAATAGGAACACAATTCTTACATGTAGTATCATTAGCTCCACAGAAAACACCAGATTCATAATTCAAACAGACATCGTGGCAGTCCTTGCCTAGGTAGACAAATGCAGTCTCTAGCAACGCCATGTTTTCAAGAAAAGGGGTTGAACCATCAAACGCATTTAGTTCCAGAGAGACAAGGCCCGGAGTAGAAACACAGATCCTGCAATCCAAGTAAGAGCGACAATCGATGATGCTCAAATGCTTCAGGGAACGAGATGATATCTTATTGGCGTTGATGAGGCAATTAACCATCTTCAGATCCTCCAATGCTGGACACCTAGCAAAATCAAGGAAGGTCTTCTGTAGAGCTACACCCTGAAGGTCCAGCGTTCTCAGATGCCGAGAGGCGAGGCGCACATCATCTAGGCTGAGGTATTGA
It includes:
- the LOC125530775 gene encoding LOW QUALITY PROTEIN: MEIOTIC F-BOX protein MOF-like (The sequence of the model RefSeq protein was modified relative to this genomic sequence to represent the inferred CDS: inserted 1 base in 1 codon; added 60 bases not found in genome assembly), whose translation is GGGNFGSSGGFNTGRRKTGSPSSDSRGGAAAATLGGVDLPAAATLGGVDLPVASADDARSLLDGMPPRKKLKGVPSVCATDRIGTLPDNMLHHLLSFLPAQAAVRTCVLGRRWRDLWRSATGLRLXGLDDDDDEMPVQAQGLRKFVDYLLVLRERTDLDTVEIRFDTFLDDDVPYVNLWVRSAVMCKVRVLTLHVCGDIQYLSLDDVRLASRHLRTLDLQGVALQKTFLDFARCPALEDLKMVNCLINANKISSRSLKHLSIIDCRSYLDCRICVSTPGLVSLELNAFDGSTPFLENMALLETAFVYLGKDCHDVCLNYESGVFCGANDTTCKNCVPISDDCSSGCVLLDCISTAKHLKLISAIGKFIFSRDLKHCPAFSKLKTLSLNEYWCEAPDLHPLSCIMKNSPVLEKLTLELFPKGQNPKLEIKGSYCCMEKPSAISEHLNVVEVKCDVVDERILKVLKFLCAFNIRRMVL